The nucleotide window GAGTTCTAACCATATTTCTGTCGCAGCAGTGATTTCCCGAGGCCAATAGAAGAGTACATCGATGTGATGCAGACGTCTGAGGGTGCTAAAGACTATACTGTGCCAGCGAAAATCCAATGATGGAGTATCTTCGAGCAAAACCACACTAAGTATTTGCGTATCGAAAGTCATTCTCACTTCGTATGTTATATTTCTTGTAATTATGATCTTCGGCAAAGTCAAGTTCCTCGTAATAGTTGCAAAAAGCGGTGTTGGTTcgaatgaaaaaattatgttactTGTGGCATCCAAGACTTGACTCAAATCATTCACTAAGCGCGCAATATCGGCAGGCTCTCCATGACAGAGTAGAATTAGTAAGGCACTGAAGAGTGTGATTCGCCACatgtttattgtttttcgaaaataattattacacCGCTCGAATAGTTTGAAATACACACTAAATGACTGAACCCGAAACATTTGCTTTTATAGTTTGCGGTACATACATCTTTGGTTTATTACTgaaaactaatatttatataaccgACTAATCACTGATTGCTTGCTAATAATAATAGGCCTGTAAGACCCAGAGGAGTCGCCTATGGCTTAAATTTCACAGCACAAAACACTTTAAATGTGTCAGCCTAAGTAGTCgcggaaaataattaaaaacaaataaggggAGGCTTAATTCAGCTGTAACCGAATATCCAATACCCCGTTCTCTctctttgttataaaaaattgtctTAAGATAACAGACtctattcggcacaaagttcattagaataacgaaaatcattatatctaGTATATAGGGTAATTCCTGCACCGATTTTACCCACTTTATTACtctgaatttatataaaatagctgagatatttaccgatattttcggaaaACAATTAGTCAGTCACTTAGGTCCTCCTGCTCGGTACCTGGTTGTGGACCGATATTGCCCATTTTCCAATGTAACATTGGGTTGAAATTAATCGAGTGATTTCTGAGAAGTGATTATTTACCAAAATACTTTCCATTTTTGAACAATATTATCCATAAAAATTAGTACTTCTGCCAGGGCACCaaggtttattaatatttactcaaCTTATCGCATGTACGGACATATGGTCCGACAGATAGACTGACATCCGAATATCAAATCGTCTCGTCACCtcgatttatttgttatacATAAATAACGGTTTTATTATGACTTAAAACAATTTGAGTGCAATTGAAAAGCAGAAACATAatccatttaatttttgtactttATAATATTGAGTAAACATTTATATCTGTTTTTATGCTGCTCCATCCATATTTTCTCGATGCTTCTTCATTTTGGAAAGCAATAACTCCAACAGCAGCGctataaaactcaaactaaagcCACAGCCCAACAACACCGCTGGCATAGCGATATACTCCAGACCCAATGGCTTGACCTCCGTAGGCTCTTCTTTCGCATCATTAGCATAACCTAAACGTATTGTTTTCTCGTTCGCATCTCCAATGAAGCGTTTGTACAGTCCAGCGGCGTACAGTTCTAAAGAATGTTTGTTGAAGAGTTCTTCCAGCGGCCAATCTTTCCTAATGGCATGTGCTGTCAGTAGTGAAGTTATCGGTTTGTCCAATTTGTGCATGAGTGGGCGTCGCAAAAGCCTTTGTTGATAATCAAATAGGGCATGTGATATCTCTGGATTCATATAGGCGTAGCGAGTGTCGAAATTGTTGCGATTACGATGATATTCATCATAGCTGGCAATAAACAAGCGATCGGTCACAATCTGTGGTACGCCATATCTCATAAGTACAAAATATTGATTCTCATGAGTCATAATGGTGAGATTGCTGCGCTGAAAGTCTTCGAGTGTCCTAATTTGGGGCTCGTAAACACTTTTACCGAGTATACTCGACAAGTAGCCGAGGTACAAATTGCTGAGCATAAAACCGCTTAAGAAGAGCGTCAGAAACATAAGAGAGCGCAAACGTGTTCCCATCGGCCGCAGATTAAACGCCAAATACAGAAAACTAGCCCACACATCCAAGCCCAGACGTCCGAAGTGCCACACGCCGCGCTGCAGTCGTGTCAAAAGCGTGGTGATAAGCGTCACCAAAATGATACTGGCACCGATGGCATGCCAATCGGCCGTTTCAAAGGGCACCTTAAAGTAATAAAGCTTGGAGAGTGGCGGTGCACAACGTACGACCAAATAATAGTTGTATAATTGTAGCGGAACGCTAATAATCGCCTCTGCTCTATGCACGGACCAATCACTGCAACCATCCACAAGGCGTTCTTGAAGTCGTTGTCTACATACGTGGTCTATATTAAAATCAGCGGAGTTTTTTGCAATCAAAGGCACGATCGTAGCATTATAACGCTTCGCAAAAGCGGCAAATACTTTTGGCCCGGCTCCTTCGAACTGCAACTCGCCAGTCTCTGGCTGTCGGTAGATGACGGTACGTGATGGATCGTGTGCATAAGAAATACGTAAGCGGTGACCTTTTAAATCACGCCAAGTATTGTTATGTTGACTTATGTACGACTCTAATGTACTGTTAACGACACGCAATTGTGGGAACGGTTCCAGTGTTAAGAGTCGGCCGCCCATATCTATCACCAACAAATTGTAGAAGCCATGTTGCCAATAAATTGTGAATAGTTCTAACCATATTTCCGTCACTGGAGTGAATTCCCGGGGCCAATAGAAAACCACATATGTGTGGTGCAAGCGTATAAGAGTGCTAAACACTATATTGTGAAAGCTGAGGTCCATAGTTGCAGCGTCTGCCAGCAAAACCATACTTAGTATTTGATTATTGAAAGAGTGCTTCACATTGTAAGTTACATTTCTTGTAATTATGATCTTCGGCAAAATCAAGTTCCTGGTAATGGCTGTGGAATGCGTTGCTTGATCGAATAAGTAAAGAACATTACTTGTAGCACCCAAGACGCGACTCAAATCATTCACTATTCGCACAACTTCGGCCGGCTCTCCACGACAGGGTAGAATTAGTAAGGCACTGAAGACTGAGAATCGAAACatgtttttcattttgcaaaaataactGTTACACCGTTCGAATGGCGCGGAGTGCGCACTAAAAAGCCGAATGCGAAGtgtttgcttttatattttgcaCTGGAGATTTTAGTTTTGcataatcactttggtataataaattattgacgATTAGTGTTTAGCAAACTAACTAATCGCCAATTACTTGCTAGTAATAGTAGGTCTGTAAGACCCTGAGGACTTGCCAATGGATTACATTTCTCATAATAATACTCATTAAATATGTCTTGCTTATAGTAAATGCAACCAAGTAAGGAGGAACTTAGTAGcccaagttcgggtgtaaccgaacattttatactctcgcaatttgcgatgtattaaaaaattaaaaaaaataataattatagctCACTGGAAGCGAGAAAATCTTTAAAGCAGATATAATATATGTGGTCTAGGGGAAGATTTGACTCGGTTCTACCCATAGTTACACAAAGACACATTATTACAAGGAAATATACTCTCTGAATTTATATAGTCTATAGATCTGAAAGGCTTACTgctattttcggtaaaaatttagcCACAGGTATATATACCCTCATGTTGTGTATCTGTGTTCTTGGAAGGTTATCGTCCGATGTCGAGAAGCGAATTTTTAGATAAGCGGTGCTAAGCTTCCTAAGTACAGTCTATGCAAAGTATTGTTTCTGTATCTTGACTGGTTCTcgatttatatgttgtaaagtgaAACAGACAGATGGAATTTAAAACTGTGTTAtgtggaaagtaggcgtggttgcgaaCCGATTTCGTATATTTTCATATCGTAGCCTTGATGATAAGAAAATAATGTGCACAAGATAATAGTCGAGTGGTTCCTAATATGAGACGTTTTTTGACTTTCAATTTTCATACCAATGTGAGTGCATCCACTTTGTACCATATTTTCCATACAACTTAGAGATTCTACAAGGAATCTGTGCAAAGTTTCCAAGTTTCAAtacggacagacattcgaatttcaaatcgtctcgtcatcctggataattcgaaatatttaattcttaACTAGTTTTATTtcaggtgttacaaacaattttattttgtcttaAAAGAATATGACTgtatttgataataaatttaatacttgaatattttgtactttataatactgaataaacattttatatctGTTTTTGTGCTGTTGCATCTATATTCTCACGACGATTcttcatttttgaaagcaatagcTCCAGCAGCAGCGCAATTAAGCCCAAAGTATAGCCACAGCCCAACAACACCGCTGGCATAGCGAAATACTCCAGACCCAAAGGTTTGACCTCCGTAGGCTCTTCTTTCGCATCATTAGCATAACCTAAACGTATTGTTTTCTCGTTCGCATCTCCAATGAAGCGTTTGTACAGACCAACGACGTACATTTCTAAAGAATGTTTGTTGAAGAGTTCTTCCAGCGGCCAATCCTTCCTAATGGCTTGTGCTGTCAGTAGTGAAGTTATCGGTTTGTCCAATTTGCGCATGAGTGGGCGCCGCAAAAGCCTTTGCTGATAATCAAATAGAGTTTGTGATATCTCTGGATTCATATAGGCATAGCGAGTGTCGAAATTGTTGCGATGACGTTGATATTCATCATAGCTGGCAATAAACAAGCGATCGGCCACAATCTGTGGTACGCCATATTTCTGAAGTACATAATATTGATTCTCATGAGTCATAATGGTTAGATTGCTGCGCTGAAAGTCTTCGAGTGTCTTAATTTGGGGCTCGTAAACACTCTTACCGAGTATGCTCGACAGGTAGCCGAGGTATAAATTGTTGAGCATAAAACCGCTAACGAAGAGCGTTAGAAATATAAGAGAGCGCAAGCGTGTTTCCAACGGTCGCAGATCAAACGCCAGGTATATAAAGCTAGCCCACACATCCAAGCCCAGACGTCCGAAGTGCCACTCGCCGCGTTGCAGTCGTGTCAAAAGCGTGGTGATAAGCGTCACCAAAATGATACTGGCTCCGATGGCATGCCAAGCGGCCGCCTGAAATGGCACCTGGAAGTAATAAAGCTTGGAAAGTGGCGGCGCATAAGGTACAACCAAATAATAGTTGTATAACTGTAGCGGAATGCTAATAGTCGCCTCTGCTCTATGCACGGACCAATCACTGCAACCATCCACAAGCCGTTCTTGAAGTCGTTGTCGGCATACGTGATATATGTTGAAATCAGCGGAGTTTTGTGCTATCAAAGGTTCAATCGTAGCATTATAACGCTTTGCGAAAGCGGCAAATACTTTTGGAGCTACTCCTTCGAACTGCAGCTCGCCGGTCTCTGGCAGACAATAAATAAGGGTACGTGATGGCTCGTGTGCATAAGAAATACGTAAGCGGTGACCTTTTAAATCACGCCAAGTATTGTTACGTTGACTTATGTACGACTCTAATGTAGTGTTAACGACACGCAATTGTGGGAACGGTTCCAATGTTAAGAGT belongs to Zeugodacus cucurbitae isolate PBARC_wt_2022May chromosome 6, idZeuCucr1.2, whole genome shotgun sequence and includes:
- the LOC114804605 gene encoding uncharacterized protein LOC114804605, producing MFRFSILSALLILLCRGEPADVARIVNDLSRVLGATSNVLYIFDPETQSAAITRNLTLPRIIVTRNVTFNVKHSFNKQITSVVFLTDTATLNHSFHIIVFDTLRRLHHTDVVFYWPWEFSTAREIWLELFTLYWQHGFYNLLVVDMGGQLLTLEPFPQLRVVNTTLESYISQRNNTWRDLKGHRLRISYAHEPSRTLIYCLPETGELQFEGVAPKVFAAFAKRYNATIEPLIAQNSADFNIYHVCRQRLQERLVDGCSDWSVHRAEATISIPLQLYNYYLVVPYAPPLSKLYYFQVPFQAAAWHAIGASIILVTLITTLLTRLQRGEWHFGRLGLDVWASFIYLAFDLRPLETRLRSLIFLTLFVSGFMLNNLYLGYLSSILGKSVYEPQIKTLEDFQRSNLTIMTHENQYYVLQKYGVPQIVADRLFIASYDEYQRHRNNFDTRYAYMNPEISQTLFDYQQRLLRRPLMRKLDKPITSLLTAQAIRKDWPLEELFNKHSLEMYVVGLYKRFIGDANEKTIRLGYANDAKEEPTEVKPLGLEYFAMPAVLLGCGYTLGLIALLLELLLSKMKNRRENIDATAQKQI